The Pseudomonas protegens genome contains the following window.
GAAACTGGCGGCGTCCGACGCGAGGAACAGCGCCGCGCGGGCAATTTCCTCGGGACGGGCGAGGCGCTTGAGGGCATGCAGGCTTTCGACAAAGGCGCGTTTCTCAGGGGTGTCGGTGGCTGCACGGCCCATTGGCGTGTCGGTGCCTCCAGGCAGTAGCGCGTTGGCGCGAATGCCGTGGGGGCCTTCTTCAGCGGCGATCACCTGGGTCAAGCCGATCAGCGCGGCCTTGCTCGCGGCATATGCCGCCATACCGGGAAAACCGACGTGGTGCCCGACAAAGCTGGACGTGAAAATGATCGACCCTGCGCCCCGACTGCGCAGAGCAGGCAACTGGTACTTGGCCCCGAGAAAGGCACTGGTCAAGTTGCAGTCGAGCACGGCCTGCCACTGGTCCAGGGTCAGCTCGGAGACGGACCGGGTTTCACCGGTCATTCCGGCGTTGTTGAAGGCGATATCCAAACCACCGAAACGCTCCAGCGCCAGCGCCACAAGACGCTCGGCCAGTGCCTCGCTGCGAATGTCACCGGCAACCCCGAGCGCCTCGCCACCGGTTTGCTGGATCTGTGCGACCAACGCATCCAGTGCGTCGCCCCGGCGGCCGGTCACTATCAGGCGCGCGCCCTCTTGGGCGAACAGCCGGGCGGCGGCCTGGCCGATTCCCGATGTGGCTCCCGTCACAATCGCGACTTTGTCTTGCAGTTGTTTCATGATCGACCCTCCTTTGCATGAGCGTTGAGCCAACCATAGGCCGCTGCGAGCGGCGCTGAACTCCGGATCTTGCGTTGAATATGTTTTCGAACGCGCCGTGGCAACTGCCGCCTATCCACCTGCTCGACAGCACTCAACAGGGCTTAAGGGGGCCCTTGCACTGCAGATCGCGCTTGGTGAGGAGGGCGGCCATGCGAGCAAAAAAAATCGCAGCCTGAGCTGCGATTTTTTGTTGGCGGCGCTGCTGTCTACAACTGGTAATGCTTCAGCTCGCGGGCGATCAGCAGGCGCTGGATCTCGCTGGAGCCTTCGTAGATCTGGGTGATCCGCGCATCGCGGTAGTAGCGCTCCACCGGGTAGTCCTCCAGATACCCGTAGCCGCCATGGATCTGCACCGCCGAGGAGCAGACCTGCTCGGCCATTTCCGAGGCGAACAGCTTGGCCTGGGACGCCTCCGACAGGCACGGCTGGCCGGCGCTGCGCAGGCGCGCGGCGTGGAGGATCAGCAGGCGCGCGGCATTCAGCCGGGTGTGCATGTCGGCCAGCAGGTTGGCGATGCTCTGGTGCTCGATGATCGGCTTGTCGAACTGCACCCGTTCCCGGGCGTAGGCCAGGGCCGCTTCAAAGGCGGCGCGGGCAATGCCCAGGGCCTGGGCGGCGATGCCGATGCGCCCGCCTTCGAGGTTGGACAGGGCGATGGCCAGGCCCTTGCCCCGTTCACCCAGCAGGTTGGCCTCGGGGATGGTGCATTGGTTGAGGGTCACGGCGCAGGTGTCGGAGGCGCGGATGCCCATCTTGTGTTCGGTGCGGTCGACGATGAAACCCGGGGTGTCGGTGGGCACCAGGAACGCCGAGAGGCCTTTCTTGCCCAGTTCCGGGTCGGTTACCGCAAAGACGATGGCCAGTTGGGCGCGCTTGCCGTTGCTGACGAACTGCTTGGCGCCGTTGATCACCCACTGGCCATCGCGCAGTTCGGCGCGGGTGCGCAGGTTGTGCGCCTCGGAGCCGGCCTGGGGTTCGGTCAGGCAGAAGCAGCCGATGGCTTCGCCGGCGGCCAGGCGCGGCAGCCATTGCTGTTTCTGCTCCTGGCTGCCGTAGTTGAGGATCGGCCCGCAGCCCACCGAGTTGTGGATGCTCATCAAGGCGCCGGTGGCGCCGTCGCCGGCGGAGATTTCCTCCACCGCCAGGGCGTAGGCCACGTAGTCCAGGTAGCTGCCGCCCCATTCCTCGGGGACCACCATGCCCAACAGGCCCAGCTCGCCCATCTTGCGCACCAGGGCGTCGTCGATCCAGCCGGCCTTCTCCCAGGCCTGGGCGTGGGGCGCGATCTCGCCGCGGGCAAAGTCCCGGGCCATGTCGCGGATCATCACTTGTTCTTCGCTCAGTTCGATGTCGTGCATGATTCAGCTCCCGCTGTCGTCGAAACCGCTGAAGAAACTCGCCACCCGTTCCGCCTCCAGAGCGGCCAGGGTCGGTGGATTCCAGCGGGGGGTCTTGTCTTTGTCGATGATCAGGGCGCGCACGCCCTCCATCAGGTCGCCACGTTCGAACCACTGGCGGTCCAGGTGCAGCTCCAGGGCGAAGCATTGCTCCAGGCTCAAGTGGCGACCGCGGCGCAGCATCTCCAGGGTCACGGCCATGGCCAGGGGCGAGCGGGTTTCCAGCAGGTCGGCGGTGGCCTTGGCCCACTCGTGGCTGTCGGCCACCGTGACGCTGCGCAGTTGTTCGACGATGCTCGGTACGTCCGGCAGGGCGAAGAAGTGATCGATGGCCGGGCGCAGGGCTTCCAGCGGCGCGTCGGGCAGGCTCTGCACCGCCAGCTTGGCCAGCAGGCCCTGCAGATCCTTGAGCGGCGAGTCGCTCCAGTGCAGGCGATCCAGGCGCTGGTCCAGCAGTTGCAGCTTGCTGCTGTCCAGGTACCAGTCGGCCAGGCCGCAGTACAGGGCATCGGCGGCGCGGATCTGCACGCCGCTGACGCCCAGGTAGACGCCCAGCTCGCCGGGTATCCGCGAGAGGAAGTAACTGCCGCCGACATCCGGGAAGTAACCGATGGCCACTTCCGGCATGGCCAGGCGGCTGCGTTCGGTGACCACCCGCAGGTCGGCGCCCTGCACCAGGCCCATGCCGCCGCCGAGGACAAAGCCGTCCATCAGGGCAAGCACCGGCTTGCGGTAGTGGTGGATGGTCAGGTCCAGGGCGTACTCCTCGACGAAGAACGCCTGGTGCAGGGTATCGCCGCCCTGATAGCTGTCGTACAGCGAGCGAATGTCGCCGCCGGCGCAGAAGGCCTTTTCACCGGCGCCGCGCAGGACCACCGCAT
Protein-coding sequences here:
- a CDS encoding enoyl-CoA hydratase/isomerase family protein, giving the protein MTAQVSSQTTRDLDATSDEVLVEVRNHIGHLTLNRPAGLNAITLSMVRTLQRQLDAWAQDPLIHAVVLRGAGEKAFCAGGDIRSLYDSYQGGDTLHQAFFVEEYALDLTIHHYRKPVLALMDGFVLGGGMGLVQGADLRVVTERSRLAMPEVAIGYFPDVGGSYFLSRIPGELGVYLGVSGVQIRAADALYCGLADWYLDSSKLQLLDQRLDRLHWSDSPLKDLQGLLAKLAVQSLPDAPLEALRPAIDHFFALPDVPSIVEQLRSVTVADSHEWAKATADLLETRSPLAMAVTLEMLRRGRHLSLEQCFALELHLDRQWFERGDLMEGVRALIIDKDKTPRWNPPTLAALEAERVASFFSGFDDSGS
- a CDS encoding SDR family oxidoreductase, with product MKQLQDKVAIVTGATSGIGQAAARLFAQEGARLIVTGRRGDALDALVAQIQQTGGEALGVAGDIRSEALAERLVALALERFGGLDIAFNNAGMTGETRSVSELTLDQWQAVLDCNLTSAFLGAKYQLPALRSRGAGSIIFTSSFVGHHVGFPGMAAYAASKAALIGLTQVIAAEEGPHGIRANALLPGGTDTPMGRAATDTPEKRAFVESLHALKRLARPEEIARAALFLASDAASFVSGTAMLVEGGVCINRS
- a CDS encoding acyl-CoA dehydrogenase family protein, with product MHDIELSEEQVMIRDMARDFARGEIAPHAQAWEKAGWIDDALVRKMGELGLLGMVVPEEWGGSYLDYVAYALAVEEISAGDGATGALMSIHNSVGCGPILNYGSQEQKQQWLPRLAAGEAIGCFCLTEPQAGSEAHNLRTRAELRDGQWVINGAKQFVSNGKRAQLAIVFAVTDPELGKKGLSAFLVPTDTPGFIVDRTEHKMGIRASDTCAVTLNQCTIPEANLLGERGKGLAIALSNLEGGRIGIAAQALGIARAAFEAALAYARERVQFDKPIIEHQSIANLLADMHTRLNAARLLILHAARLRSAGQPCLSEASQAKLFASEMAEQVCSSAVQIHGGYGYLEDYPVERYYRDARITQIYEGSSEIQRLLIARELKHYQL